One Succinispira mobilis DSM 6222 genomic window carries:
- a CDS encoding response regulator transcription factor translates to MLLFARRQKKVVKILIADDHKILREGIKNVLEMESDFEVVGEAGNGEEALRFVKEHKPDIVLVDINMPKINGIELVRRISEGGYNTRCIVLTIHDDEGYVLEVMQAGAAGYLLKDVEPSILVMAINNVMQGETFFHPTLAKKIINEAMRVGPTTTEEKKKGKRSKKIKLTPRELEVMQLIGKGLRNCEIADTLFLSEKTVKNHLTNIFRKLGVNDRTQALLYSIKNHYVILQK, encoded by the coding sequence ATGCTGTTGTTTGCAAGGAGGCAGAAGAAAGTGGTTAAGATTTTAATTGCTGATGACCATAAGATCTTACGGGAAGGTATCAAAAATGTTTTAGAAATGGAAAGCGACTTTGAGGTTGTTGGGGAAGCTGGCAATGGTGAAGAAGCTTTGCGTTTTGTTAAAGAGCATAAACCAGATATTGTGTTAGTAGATATTAATATGCCGAAAATTAATGGCATTGAATTGGTGCGTAGAATTTCTGAGGGCGGTTATAATACGCGCTGTATAGTTTTAACTATTCATGATGATGAAGGTTATGTTTTAGAAGTGATGCAAGCAGGTGCGGCAGGTTATCTTTTAAAAGATGTAGAACCGTCGATTTTGGTGATGGCAATTAATAATGTTATGCAAGGTGAAACTTTCTTTCATCCAACTTTAGCTAAGAAAATCATTAATGAAGCGATGCGGGTCGGACCAACAACTACTGAGGAAAAGAAAAAGGGCAAACGGAGTAAGAAGATTAAACTTACGCCTCGTGAACTAGAAGTTATGCAGCTTATTGGTAAAGGATTAAGAAATTGTGAAATTGCAGATACTTTGTTTTTAAGCGAAAAAACAGTTAAAAATCATCTGACTAATATCTTTAGAAAATTAGGCGTTAACGATCGAACTCAAGCCTTATTATACTCGATAAAAAATCATTATGTTATTTTGCAAAAATAG
- a CDS encoding basic amino acid ABC transporter substrate-binding protein, with amino-acid sequence MKKLILIISLLMLALAVVGCGGGEKKAADGKAAVKVLKIGTNPDFAPFEFQDEKTKDYAGFDMDLIKALAKQAGYEAKVTSLAFDGLLPALMAGNIDVAISGMTITKERAEKVLFTDPYYKSGLSIITKTSNTAINNLKDLEGKKIAVQIGTSSAMAAKKIANANVREFNNVSDVYMELKNGGVDAAINDLPVNQYYIKTANNKELKIVGSILEAEDYGIALDKKNTEVQKKLNAALAELKKNGEYDKIYEKWFGKQIK; translated from the coding sequence ATGAAAAAACTAATTTTAATTATTAGCTTACTCATGCTAGCCCTAGCTGTTGTCGGCTGTGGTGGTGGCGAGAAAAAAGCTGCCGACGGCAAAGCCGCCGTTAAAGTTCTAAAAATCGGTACTAACCCTGATTTTGCCCCATTTGAATTCCAAGATGAAAAAACTAAAGATTATGCTGGTTTCGACATGGATTTAATCAAAGCCTTAGCTAAACAAGCTGGTTACGAAGCAAAAGTTACCAGTTTAGCTTTTGATGGTCTATTACCTGCACTTATGGCGGGCAATATTGATGTTGCCATCTCTGGCATGACGATCACTAAAGAACGGGCTGAAAAAGTATTATTTACTGACCCATACTACAAATCTGGTTTATCAATCATTACTAAAACTAGCAATACAGCCATTAACAATCTTAAAGATCTAGAAGGTAAAAAAATAGCTGTACAAATCGGTACTTCTTCCGCAATGGCAGCAAAGAAAATTGCTAATGCTAATGTGCGTGAATTTAACAATGTTTCCGATGTCTATATGGAATTAAAAAATGGTGGTGTAGATGCCGCAATTAATGATTTACCAGTAAACCAATATTATATTAAAACTGCCAACAATAAAGAATTGAAAATCGTCGGTTCAATTCTAGAAGCTGAAGACTACGGTATCGCCCTTGATAAAAAGAACACTGAAGTGCAAAAGAAATTAAATGCCGCTTTAGCAGAACTTAAGAAAAATGGCGAATATGATAAAATTTACGAAAAATGGTTTGGCAAACAAATTAAATAA